CTTGCGAAGCGATCGAAAAAATCTCTCAAAAAGAAAAAAAATTTGCACAAATAGCAATATACGGATAGGTTCATGAAAAGAGCATTTCTTGTGGTTGATGTCCAAAATGATTTTTTGCCTGGGGGAGCGTTGGAAGTCAAAGAGGGCGATAAAGTCATTCCTTTAATTAACGAGCTGTTGAAGCTGCCTTTTGAGTTGGTTGTTGCCAGTAAAGATTGGCATCCTGTTAATCATGGCAGTTTCGCTGATACTCACGGCAAAGGAGTGGGGGACTTTATCAAGCTGCGGGAATTGGATCAAATTTTATGGCCGGTGCATTGCGTGCAAGATTCTCTTGGGGCCGAGTTTAGTGATAGGTTGGATCAGAGCCGTTTCGATAAAGTGTTTCATAAGGGCACGGACGAGGGTATTGATAGTTACAGCGCTTTTTTCGACAATGGTCATTTGAAGGCGACCGGCATGGGCGATTATCTCAAAGAAGAGGGAATTACCGATCTCTATATTGCAGGTCTT
This genomic window from Waddlia chondrophila WSU 86-1044 contains:
- the pncA gene encoding bifunctional nicotinamidase/pyrazinamidase, which produces MKRAFLVVDVQNDFLPGGALEVKEGDKVIPLINELLKLPFELVVASKDWHPVNHGSFADTHGKGVGDFIKLRELDQILWPVHCVQDSLGAEFSDRLDQSRFDKVFHKGTDEGIDSYSAFFDNGHLKATGMGDYLKEEGITDLYIAGLTTDFCVKYSVLDAVNLGFRTHVVRDACKAVNLSPDDEEKAVEEMKKAGAQVVASEQVIKEFDG